The following coding sequences lie in one Candidatus Wallbacteria bacterium genomic window:
- a CDS encoding nucleotidyl transferase AbiEii/AbiGii toxin family protein gives MKKEIKNIQASINRRLSNLSVETNRPFNDLLRNYGIERFLYRLSASPHRDCFVLKGALMLQIWKLGPTRPTMDIDLLGRTDNTLENIMTMIKEICSSPVEPDGLDFDSNSVTVENITANMEYVGVRVKLLARLSNVRIHMQIDIGFGDKIIPCDQMIDYPTLLDFPAPRIHGYSRESAIAEKFHAMVQHGRLNSRMKDFYDIWFLTQNLDFELSIISTAIRTVFESRDTRAPLSSTDLLRMLAGDPVKSAQWKGFINNIFFQDLKIGFPEIAEMLIIFFNPVLEAIHSGNSSYTTWKHPGPWL, from the coding sequence TTGAAAAAGGAAATCAAAAATATTCAGGCTTCAATCAATAGAAGGCTTTCAAACCTATCAGTTGAAACAAATAGACCCTTTAACGATCTGCTGAGAAATTACGGAATAGAGCGCTTCTTATACAGACTCTCAGCTTCCCCTCATAGAGATTGTTTTGTACTGAAAGGGGCACTGATGCTTCAGATCTGGAAACTCGGTCCGACCAGGCCGACGATGGACATTGATCTGCTAGGTAGGACTGACAATACTCTTGAGAATATCATGACAATGATAAAGGAAATCTGTTCGAGCCCTGTGGAACCGGATGGACTGGATTTCGACAGCAACAGCGTCACGGTTGAGAACATCACAGCAAACATGGAATACGTTGGTGTCAGAGTAAAGCTGCTCGCCAGATTGAGCAATGTGCGAATTCACATGCAGATTGACATCGGCTTTGGTGATAAGATTATTCCCTGCGATCAAATGATCGACTACCCCACACTTCTGGATTTCCCGGCACCCAGAATCCATGGTTATTCCAGAGAAAGCGCTATTGCCGAGAAATTTCATGCCATGGTGCAGCATGGCAGGCTGAACAGCAGGATGAAGGATTTTTACGATATCTGGTTCCTGACGCAAAACTTGGACTTTGAACTATCCATCATATCCACAGCCATCAGAACTGTTTTTGAAAGTCGGGATACCAGAGCTCCCTTGAGTTCAACTGATTTACTGAGGATGCTTGCTGGAGATCCAGTGAAATCAGCTCAATGGAAAGGTTTCATCAACAATATTTTCTTTCAGGATTTAAAAATCGGATTCCCGGAAATCGCGGAGATGCTGATTATATTTTTTAATCCAGTTCTGGAAGCCATACACAGTGGTAATTCCAGCTATACTACCTGGAAACATCCAGGGCCATGGCTCTGA